The genomic stretch tgctcagggacacttcgacacagcccgggcgggggatcgaaccggcaaccctccgactgccagacgactgctcttactgcctgagctgtgtcaccactactacatctacaagcaAATTGTTtctcatgcagaaatatcactattactaataacagtgattcatcaggttactgatgttgtactgcttttttttaacacatctgTAAGTAGGTCTGAAGGTAGTCTGTAGCGCTGAAAGGTTTTACATCTTATGACGGCCCAGTCATATCATTATTTAATGATATGCATTTAAGTTAATTTAATCATATTCAATTATATGTACATGCATGCCCACCTGATGTTTTGCTTCAGTCTAATTCATATTTGAATCCATAATTATCAGATAAAgcttaataatgtttttgttgggctgttaacaataataatacgaGCCATGGTTTTAATAAaggacatatttaaaatataacacagaataaaacacatggctgtttttttaaatatagttgTAAAGAAATCTAAAGGCAACAGAACAAAATATCTGCatgcattatgtatttttttatttcagattgtgTAAGCTAACATAAGTagccaaaacaaaatcattgtTTTTGCTCTCAAAATCATGCGCATCTAATAatctattgaaataaatgtaaatttagtaAACAGGAATTGCTTTGCTTGATTTCTTCTTTAAAACGCACAACACAATTGTCCTGTGAATTCTGTCTTCCCCCATCTTCTCCTGATCCAGAGGCTCTTCACTTCCGGAGTGCCTTCAGTTCCTCCATGAGGAAGGGCTCTTGTGTCTCCAGGATCTCAAATAGCACATCTTTAGCTCTTCTACCACCGGAATGAATGGGACCGCTCAGGAGTTTTCCCATCTTATTCTGACTGGTGCTTTCTGACTGAATCTCGTTATACCCCCTTTGGGTGACGACCCTGCGGTCCAGGAGTCGGTCAAGGATGGCGGTCACGTTGCTGACTCTCTCGATCAGGGCTGTGCGGTGGAGGTCAATGAAGTGCTTTTCTGTacagagggacaggggcagaAGGAGACGGAGAGACATGGGAGAGAtgtggggaggaggtgggaTTTGGAAGGAGTCGTAAGCAAGAATGGAGAAGGCAGCACACAGGCACGGTGTATGACATTGAAAACACGTCACCATTTTTTCACAGTGACTGACTGCACCAAAACATTCAGATTTTCTTTCTGGAGTAGTTCATTGGTCTTCACCATGTATTTAAGTTACACTGTGAGTGCACAATGTGGCTAACAATTTCCGTCTTTCAAGatatatttctatttatatgcttttttatttatttttatattaaaacacCCTGAATACAGGCTACCTAGCGTTGTTAACTGGCTGGTCAGATAACTTAAAATATCCTTTTTCCTTCACACATACAATCTATCACGACCAGATAAAATTTTACCTGAATTTTCCGGAGTTGCCGATCCGCTGCTTCCTTGCAGTCCTGTGAAACAATGTactgcattaacacactgagTAATAACATGCTACCCGTCAGCGGAAACATTCCCGTTAGCTAAATTCTTCAATTATGCCTAAAGTCTTTCAAGATATACATTCTATTTCTGGGGtttaagaaatatatttatattattctcAGTTTTAGTGTACGTTTTCGACTGGCCCCAGGAGTATATTTGAAGGATATTTTACACACTTAAAAATTCTAATGACAAGCCACACTTAATATGGCAAGTGCATTTAATAGAGGCTGATATCTACGAGAgtactgcactctcagaaaaaggAACTTGAGTTACTTGAGTgtgcttttttttgctttcgACCGCAACCAAATGCCCATGCAGGCTATCTACCATGGCTGGTCACAGAACCTAAAATATCCAACTTCCTTCACATATACACTGTATCACGACGAGGTTAATAGTAGATAACACTTTTACCTGCAGTGTCGTGGTTCTGGGGTTGTCTCTGGGAGGTTTTCCAGGCACTACCTTTTTGCACTACCACTAGTCATATTCCTGCCTATTTCGGTCATTAATTTCAGTTTGGCAATGAGTGGAGATTATGTAATCAATTCCCTCATGCTGACAACTGATTCTAATTGTCTGCCGCGCGGGGTTTGATTACTCATCAAGGTCTACGTGCCTGGCTATTTAAGCCCTGTTTCTCTTTCAATCAGGGCTTGTTTATTGCAATCCCCATAGCacgttattttattttccatttgtgcATCATGTGAAGTGTGACTGACCATTCTTAATGGCTTGTTATGACAGAGTCTATGGGATCTAAACATATagcacttttgcacttgttcttgtgtttgatttgcactttgttgtacgtcgctctggataagagcgtctgctaaatgccacgtaatgtaatgtaatagcaaTTCTCCATCAACTTAGGGTAGTGAGGAAAGTCTATCACATCTTcactttcatgttttattttggtgtACAAATGTTAGACACAGGACCGTGGGATGACGGGATTCCTCTGGGAGTCTGAGACCCTGTTTGCAGCTGCCTACTATCTAGGCCAAGGGTTAGGGTTTTGAGCTTATTGCACCCCTTTTCTGCAGTTCTTCAGTTTTGGAGCAAGCGTCAATAGCAAGGTGTTTCACTTCGTCACTTTCTAAACGCATTTGTGTTCGTGATTGTCGTTGTCTTTGTCTGTCATTGGATATACAGCACTAAGTCACTATTCGCCACTGTCGGAGGTAACATCCGTACTGGAGACCCCTGCGCATAAGCCTTCGGCCAAGGTACTTACGCTTATCGTTCCCTTAGTGCCTGTTTGTTTATATGTATTACACTAAGGATATATATGCGAGTGTGGAGTTACCGTTCCTGCCCATAAGACAGGATAAATAATTGCGTTGAGTTCACCGAGATGAAATGCATGGTCGTGTGAGACCACCCAGGGTGCTGAATGTTAACCTTTGGAGTCGTATGTGCATTTAGGCGCATTTGTTAGTCTCCTGCATAGTCAAATGAGCCTAGGTGAGCGTCTGGTAGTGATGCGAAGTTCGCGAGCGAACAAATCTTTTCGAACAAatctttcaaatgaacaaacatattcCTTCGTTTGGCTCTTATTTTAGTGACTTGCACAGTGTCCAATTGCTACGTATCAGGACAGCATTGTGTGATTAAGCTAATTGGCATTTCGGTAAGCCTATCAAACAACCACAAATGAACAACCGAACATACCTACGTCAGCGAGCCGTGGAGCCATACTGAGCGGGTGAATGAATGACCGGAAGGAGTGAACGAACGAAAGAGCCACTGAGCCGGTGAACTAGCCATTGAATGACTGAacgaacgagtgagccaaaagagccatTGAACGAATGAACGAACGAGCCAAAAAGTTAATGCCGTCAGCAGGTGTGGACCAGCTGAATAGTTAGGATATCACAGATAATATTTAACTAATCATTTGGtcttttaattttctgtaatatagtcagctaggctatgcaataaaagtgattaaTGGTTTGGCAAAGACGACAACGTACATCgcgtcattttattttgtatgtagtATATTGAAACGTGActgcaataatatatttcaggtgttgtcttaattgcattaaagtttaattttaacaaatgttacattatatacaatgtAATTTAACTTTAACATCAATGTCTCATAGCTTACAATTTCTTAAGAAATGAAGCTTTGGATGATAAAAACGTTTATTAATGCTATTCATAGCTGATGTATTATTTTGGATACTAAGCAGATGGCTTTTGTGCAGTATCATGCATACTGCATCGCATAATTAAACTGTGAAACTGTGCCGGTACTGACTGACTTTGGACCAGATCCGATCGCTTATGGTCTGGGTGCAATCCTAAAAAGTGCAATCCTAAAAAGTGCAATCCTGGCGCC from Conger conger chromosome 2, fConCon1.1, whole genome shotgun sequence encodes the following:
- the LOC133112636 gene encoding apoptosis-associated speck-like protein containing a CARD isoform X4 — translated: MAPRLADVGLQGSSGSATPENSEKHFIDLHRTALIERVSNVTAILDRLLDRRVVTQRGYNEIQSESTSQNKMGKLLSGPIHSGGRRAKDVLFEILETQEPFLMEELKALRK